Proteins encoded by one window of Pelmatolapia mariae isolate MD_Pm_ZW linkage group LG14, Pm_UMD_F_2, whole genome shotgun sequence:
- the tyr gene encoding tyrosinase, translating into MRRLCVSLVLLQLIGACLSQFPRPCATSEGLRTKECCPLWDGDGSACGALSGHGFCTDVVISDEPHGPQYPHSGIDDRERWPLVFFNRTCRCAGNYGGFNCGECRFGYWGSNCAEYRESVRRNILTMSTAEQQKFISYLNLGKNTINRDYVIATGTRAQMGENGENPMFSDINTYDLFVWMHYYVSRDALLGGPGNVWQDIDFAHESAAFLPWHRVFLLHWENEIRKLTGDFNFTIPYWDWRNSQTCDVCTDALMGGRNSLNPDLISPASVFSSWKVICTQSEEYNSREALCNATGEGPLLRNPGNHDTNRVQRLPNSADVEFAVGLPEYETGPMDRLANMSFRNVLEGFASPQTGMAVSGQSTLHNALHMFMNGSMSSVQGSANDPIFLLHHAFIDSIYERWLRNHQPPRNSYPRTNAPIGHNDGYYMVPFLPLYRNGDYFLSNKALGYEYAYLLDPGQRFVQEFLNPYLQQAQEIWQWLVGAGILGALIAAIIAVIIVFARRKWKRNQRKKRASSYGERQPLLHSSSEEGSSSYQTTL; encoded by the exons ATGAGaagactgtgtgtgtctttagTTCTCTTACAGCTGATTGGGGCTTGTTTAAGCCAGTTTCCTCGCCCTTGTGCCACTTCAGAAGGACTGCGGACCAAAGAGTGCTGTCCATTGTGGGATGGCGATGGCTCAGCCTGTGGTGCCCTGTCAGGCCACGGTTTCTGCACAGACGTGGTGATTTCAGATGAGCCACATGGACCCCAGTACCCTCACAGTGGGATTGATGACAGAGAGCGTTGGCCTTTAGTTTTCTTCAACCGGACGTGCCGCTGTGCTGGAAACTATGGAGGTTTTAACTGTGGCGAGTGCAGGTTTGGTTACTGGGGTTCAAACTGTGCTGAGTACAGAGAATCAGTGCGCAGGAACATCCTGACTATGTCGACTGCTGAACAGCAGAAGTTCATCTCCTATCTGAACCTGGGTAAAAACACCATCAATCGTGACTATGTCATCGCCACTGGCACAAGGGCACAGATGGGAGAAAATGGCGAGAACCCCATGTTCTCTGACATCAACACCTATGACCTTTTTGTGTGGATGCACTACTATGTGTCCCGAGACGCCCTCCTGGGAGGACCAGGGAATGTATGGCAAGATATCGATTTTGCTCATGAATCTGCAGCATTTCTGCCCTGGCACAGAGTCTTCCTGCTTCACTGGGAGAATGAGATCAGGAAGCTAACAGGAGATTTTAATTTCACCATCCCATACTGGGACTGGAGGAACTCCCAGACCTGTGACGTGTGTACCGATGCCTTGATGGGTGGACGCAACTCCCTTAATCCCGACCTCATCAGCCCTGCCTCTGTCTTCTCATCATGGAAG GTTATCTGCACCCAGTCAGAGGAGTATAACAGCCGAGAAGCATTATGTAATGCCACGGGGGAGGGTCCATTGTTACGTAATCCCGGCAACCATGATACCAATCGTGTGCAACGACTTCCCAATTCAGCTGATGTGGAGTTCGCTGTGGGCCTCCCAGAGTACGAGACAGGACCCATGGACCGATTGGCCAACATGAGCTTTAGAAATGTCCTAGAGG GTTTTGCAAGTCCACAGACGGGTATGGCCGTGTCAGGCCAGAGCACCTTGCACAACGCCTTGCATATGTTCATGAACGGTTCCATGTCATCAGTACAGGGTTCAGCTAATGACCCAATATTCCTGCTACATCATGCTTTCATTGACAG TATCTATGAGCGCTGGCTCAGGAACCACCAGCCTCCACGAAACAGCTACCCACGCACCAATGCCCCTATTGGTCACAATGATGGCTATTATATGGTTCCCTTCCTGCCTCTTTATAGAAACGGAGATTATTTCCTGTCCAATAAGGCTCTTGGATATGAATATGCCTATCTGTTGGACCCAG GTCAGAGGTTTGTTCAAGAGTTCCTGAACCCCTACCTCCAGCAGGCACAAGAGATCTGGCAGTGGCTCGTGGGTGCCGGGATTCTGGGAGCTCTGATTGCTGCAATCATCGCAGTAATCATTGTTTTTGCAAGACGGAAATGGAAGCGCAatcagaggaagaagagagcatCAAGCTACGGGGAGAGACAGCCATTACTGCATAGCAGCTCAGAGGAAGGATCATCTTCATATCAGACCACTCTGTAA